A single Oncorhynchus tshawytscha isolate Ot180627B linkage group LG01, Otsh_v2.0, whole genome shotgun sequence DNA region contains:
- the lrrc10 gene encoding leucine-rich repeat-containing protein 10, producing MMGNVIRGAVAFIPSERCQRFLVGDLKEMPLDRTLDLSKLQLRRLPVAACLFNELVKLYLSGNNLSTLPADLQGLRKLQLLALDFNCFEELPAAVCQLPQLNILYLGNNQLWCLPRELGELKELNTLWLETNCFTQFPSVVCDLPNLKTLHLGYNQISKLPMELGGLEELRSIWLAGNQLCEFPPVLLAMHLLAVIDVDRNKIRRFPGLSHLQGLKLVIYDHNPCVNAPVVGEGVRRVGRWADSSDDEEDGEDGLKVCETPTEVKELASEGQLDSLLEKGCGSI from the coding sequence ATGATGGGGAACGTCATACGTGGCGCTGTGGCCTTCATCCCCTCCGAGCGCTGCCAGCGTTTCCTGGTTGGCGACCTGAAGGAGATGCCTCTCGATCGGACACTAGACCTGAGCAAACTGCAGCTGCGTCGTCTTCCTGTGGCTGCCTGCCTGTTCAATGAGCTGGTCAAGCTCTACCTAAGTGGCAACAACCTGAGCACCCTACCTGCAGACTTGCAGGGCCTGAGGAAGTTGCAACTCTTAGCTCTTGACTTCAACTGTTTCGAGGAGCTGCCTGCGGCTGTGTGTCAGCTACCTCAGCTTAACATCCTGTATCTGGGCAACAACCAGCTCTGGTGCCTCCCCCGGGAGCTGGGCGAGCTGAAAGAACTTAATACCCTCTGGTTGGAGACTAACTGTTTCACTCAGTTCCCGAGTGTGGTCTGCGACCTCCCCAACCTCAAGACGCTCCATCTGGGGTACAACCAGATAAGCAAACTGCCCATGGAGCTCGGTGGGTTAGAGGAGCTGAGGAGTATCTGGCTAGCCGGGAACCAGCTGTGTGAGTTCCCGCCAGTGTTGCTCGCCATGCACCTTCTGGCCGTGATCGATGTGGACCGCAACAAAATCCGCCGCTTTCCTGGTCTGTCCCACTTGCAGGGGTTGAAACTGGTAATCTACGACCACAACCCCTGTGTGAACGCACCTGTGGTCGGGGAGGGGGTCAGAAGGGTTGGACGCTGGGCAGACAGCTCGGATGATGAAGAGGATGGTGAGGATGGGTTGAAAGTGTGTGAGACTCCGACTGAGGTGAAGGAACTTGCCTCCGAGGGACAACTGGACTCACTACTTGAAAAGGGTTGTGGAAGCATCTGA
- the fnbp4 gene encoding LOW QUALITY PROTEIN: formin-binding protein 4 (The sequence of the model RefSeq protein was modified relative to this genomic sequence to represent the inferred CDS: deleted 1 base in 1 codon), with the protein MGKKTRTGTGGRRTILQLFPPRSGAVCGREDSLGSASEDEQEGNGDEYSFPREVTTEMRMPVKATEGLSLLGAYEDSDDEEDADPQPPSVRTQHQSADILANFMAEIDAITTQPGSEEPTGDPSAPTPPRPEPKAQQHASEMGTEPESTGADFQYDTHTSLAGVGGLEMGDWQEVWDDNTGCYYYWNTQTNEVAWQLPYYLAHQVQGLQQYTDSSTVNGNGATQSAGCYAEQHSTAVSSLTSKTKKEVMESVVALTSEEEERHGVAASLLGPLIPAEVKEAEEKWRKRLVGGLEERENSLEDSLPGSPAPPLNEPDTPTHPLRDQCSRNQSEEDSDAEETEEDTMELELALDRKKAELRALEEGDCSVGGSSPCSEASQEAAAGPRSLLPKKAMWKTAFLRAASPDSNSRDSDTREDPDTAHSKVPEKAGEEEDQETGDKMVPNVPPKEEVETPELKFQIGELANTLTSKMEFLGINKKTISNFQLLLLQTETRIADWREGALNGIYLRRRLQEAAEHIKHYELNAAPKGWSCHWDREQRRYFYTNDRTSASQWDFPAEEDVEEVENTKTSILGDPKPPPVPTGGLAPGLPSYWSVPQPPLPPDQPPPPADSPPPPPPPPESPPPSPPPPLEDDGEIEEVEMEDDDSEPPAPGTEPPLPPGSTASLGKSQKRKASGSGQLTKAVTIGSSAILYTQTIATSCPVMSGAAYWGESAVATPPLPSETVAPPLPPPPTRPPLPPAQAPSALDPTGFKTLLTDKTKKLKKDKSKKSKTKMPSLVKKWQSIQKELDEEEQASSSDEDRDQLNKRSIEEWKQQQLLTGKAGKNANFEALPDDWRERMLKKRKMMKST; encoded by the exons ATGGGAAAGAAAACTCGCACAGGAACAGGAGGACGCAGAACAATACTGCAGCTTTTCCCACCTCGAAGCGGGGCCGTCTGTGGAAGAGAAGACTCTTTAGGTTCAGCATCCGAAG ACGAGCAGGAGGGTAACGGGGATGAATACAGTTTTCCAAGAGAAGTAACTACAGAAATGAGGATGCCCGTTAAGGCCACAG AGGGTCTGTCCCTCTTGGGGGCCTATGAGGACAGTGATGATGAAGAGGATGCCGACCCACAGCCTCCCTCTGTCAGGACCCAACACCAGTCTGCAGATATACTCGCCAACTTCATGGCC GAAATTGATGCAATCACTACACAGCCGGGCTCAGAGGAGCCCACAGGGGATCCGTCGGCCCCCACCCCACCACGTCCAGAACCCAAAGCCCAGCAACATGCCTCTGAGATGGGGACAGAGCCTGAGAGTACTGGGGCGGACTTCCAGTACGATACCCATACTTCACTCGCTGGAG TGGGAGGATTGGAGATGGGAGACTGGCAGGAGGTGTGGGATGACAACACAGGTTGTTACTACTACTGGAACACTCAGACCAACGAAGTGGCCTGGCAGCTGCCTTATTACCTGGCCCACCAAGTACAGGGCTTGCAGCAGTACACAGACAG CTCAACAGTCAATGGCAATGGAGCTACACAGAGTGCAGGTTGCTATGCTGAACAACACTCCACTGCTGTTAGTTCCCTAACATCCAAGACAAAAAAG GAAGTGATGGAGAGTGTGGTGGCCCTTACCAGTGAGGAAGAGGAGCGTCATGGTGTGGCCGCCTCCCTCCTCGGTCCCCTCATCCCTGCCGAGGTGAAAGAAGCGGAGGAGAAGTGGAGGAAAAGGCTGGtgggggggctggaggagagggagaacagctTGGAGGATAGCCTCCCAGGGTCCCCTGCTCCTCCACTGAATGAGCcagacacccccacacacccGCTGAGAGACCAATGCAGCAGGAACCAGTCTGAGGAGGACTCTGAtgcagaggagacagaagaggacACCATGGAGCTAGAGCTGGCTCTGGACAGGAAAAAG GCTGAGCTGCGGGCGTTGGAAGAGGGCGATTGCAGTGTGGGGGGCTCCAGCCCCTGTTCTGAGGCCAGTCAGGAGGCCGCCGCCGGGCCTCGTAGCCTGCTTCCGAAAAAGGCCATGTGGAAGACGGCTTTCCTCAGAGCAGCCAGCCCCGATTCAAACAGCAGGGACTCAGATACACGGGAAGACCCAGACACAG CACATTCCAAAGTCCCAGAGAAGGCCGGGGAAGAGGAGGACCAGGAAACTGGGGACAAAATGGTTCCTAATGTGCCACCAAAGGAGGAAGTTGAAACTCCTGAGCTCAAG TTTCAGATCGGCGAACTTGCCAACACCTTAACCAGCAAGATGGAGTTTTTGGGGATCAACAAGAAAACTATCTCCAACTTTCAGCTTCTTCTGTTACAGACTGAG ACGCGGATCGCTGACTGGCGGGAGGGGGCTCTGAACGGGATCTATCTCCGCCGCAGGCTGCAGGAAGCCGCCGAGCACATAAAACATTACGAACTTAACGCCGCCCCTAAAGGCTGGTCGTGCCACTGGGACAG AGAGCAGAGGAGGTATTTCTATACCAATGACCGCACCAGTGCCTCCCAGTGGGACTTCCCAGCAGAGGAAGATGTGGAAGAAGTAGAAAATACCAAGACATCCATACTTGGGGACCCCAAACCTCCGCCCGTACCCACTGGTGGGCTCGCA CCTGGCCTTCCCTCCTATTGGTCTGTGCCTCAGCCCCCACTTCCCCCTGACCAGCCCCCTCCCCCTGCTGACTCCCCCCcg cctccccctccacccccagagtcacctcccccctccccccctcctcccctggaggatgatggagagatagaggaggtagagatggaggatgaTGACAGTGAGCCTCCAGCACCTGGAACAGAGCCTCCACTCCCCCcgggt TCTACAGCCTCGCTGGGTAAGAGTCAGAAACGCAAGGCTTCAGGATCAGGTCAGCTGACCAAGGCTGTAACCATTGGCAGCAGCGCCATcctctacacacagaccatcGCCACATC CTGTCCTGTGATGTCAGGAGCTGCCTACTGGGGTGAGTCTGCGGTAGCTACACCGCCACTGCCTTCTGAAACCGTGGCCccacctctcccacctccccCTACCCGCCCCCCGCTACCCCCCGCTCAGGCCCCCTCTGCCCTGGACCCCACAGGGTTTAAAACATTGCTAACGGACAAGACCAAGAAACTAAAGAAGGATAAG TCGAAGAAGAGCAAGACGAAGATGCCGTCCCTGGTGAAGAAGTGGCAGAGCATCCAGAAAGAGCTGGACGAGGAGGAGCAGGCTAGTTCTAGCGACGAGGACAGGGACCAGCTCAACAAGAGGAGCATTGAGGAGTGGAAACAGCAGCAGTTACTCAC GGGCAAAGCTGGAAAGAATGCCAACTTTGAGGCTTTACCTGATGACTGGCGAGAGAGGATGttgaagaagaggaagatgatGAAGAGCACGTAA